A region of Lagenorhynchus albirostris chromosome 20, mLagAlb1.1, whole genome shotgun sequence DNA encodes the following proteins:
- the KLHL11 gene encoding kelch-like protein 11 isoform X2, whose protein sequence is MAAAAVAAAAAAAAAASLQVLEMESMETAAAGSAGLAAEVRGSGTVDFGPGPGLSAMEASGGDPGPEAEDFECSSHCSELSWRQNEQRRQGLFCDITLCFGGAGGREFRAHRSVLAAATEYFTPLLSGQFSESRSGRVEMRKWSSEPGPEPDTVEAVIEYMYTGRIRVSTGSVHEVLELADR, encoded by the exons atggcggcggcggcggtggcggcagcagcagcggcggctGCGGCTGCATCTCTGCAGGTGCTAGAGATGGAGAGCATGGAGACGGCCGCCGCCGGCTCGGCGGGGCTGGCCGCCGAAGTCAGAGGCAGCGGCACGGTGGACTTCGGGCCTGGGCCTGGCTTGTCTGCAATGGAAGCGAGCGGGGGCGACCCGGGCCCGGAGGCCGAGGATTTCGAGTGCAGCTCTCACTGCTCGGAGCTGTCATGGAGGCAGAACGAGCAGCGGCGCCAGGGCCTCTTCTGCGACATTACCTTGTGCTTCGGCGGTGCGGGAGGCCGCGAGTTCCGGGCCCATCGCTCGGTGCTGGCCGCCGCCACCGAGTACTTCACGCCCCTGCTCTCGGGCCAGTTCTCCGAGTCCCGCTCGGGCCGGGTGGAGATGCGCAAGTGGAGCTCCGAGCCCGGGCCCGAACCCGACACGGTGGAAGCTGTTATCGAGTACATGTACACCGGGCGCATCCGCGTCAGCACGGGCAGTGTGCACGAGGTGCTGGAGTTGGCCGACAG atga